The following proteins come from a genomic window of Streptomyces sp. NBC_01716:
- the dgoD gene encoding galactonate dehydratase, translating to MKIVRVETFLVPPRWLFCRIETDDGTVGWGEPVVEGRAEVVRAAVDVLAEYLVGQDPLRIQDHWQVMTKGGFYRGGPVLSSAVAGIDQALWDIAGKTYGAPVHALLGGPVRDRVRVYAWVGGDEPARLTDEVTAQVEAGFTAVKMNAAGRTSPITSPAETASVVDRVAAARAVLGPHRDVAVDFHGRFSPAGARRVLSELAPLHPLFVEEPLLPEHGHLLAGLVESSPVPIATGERLYGRAEFLPALAAGIAVAQPDLSHAGGISEVHRIASLADTYGAQLAPHCPLGPIALAASLQVAFCTPNFLIQEQSRGLHYNKDADLLSYVVDTEPFRFVDGHARRTDLPGLGVTVDENAVRAADRTGHAWRNPIWRHDDGSFAEW from the coding sequence GTGAAGATAGTTCGCGTGGAGACGTTCCTCGTCCCGCCCCGCTGGCTGTTCTGCCGTATCGAGACGGACGACGGCACCGTCGGCTGGGGCGAACCCGTGGTCGAGGGCCGGGCGGAGGTCGTACGGGCGGCCGTCGACGTACTCGCCGAGTATCTCGTCGGCCAGGACCCGCTGCGGATCCAGGACCACTGGCAGGTCATGACCAAGGGCGGCTTCTACCGGGGCGGCCCGGTCCTCTCCAGCGCCGTCGCCGGGATCGACCAGGCACTGTGGGACATCGCCGGCAAGACGTACGGGGCCCCCGTGCACGCCCTGCTCGGCGGACCTGTCCGTGACAGGGTGCGGGTGTACGCGTGGGTCGGCGGCGACGAACCCGCCCGGCTCACCGACGAGGTCACCGCACAGGTCGAGGCGGGCTTCACCGCGGTGAAGATGAACGCCGCCGGGCGTACGTCCCCGATCACCAGCCCCGCCGAGACCGCCTCCGTGGTCGACCGCGTGGCGGCGGCGCGCGCGGTCCTCGGCCCGCACCGGGACGTCGCCGTCGACTTCCACGGCCGCTTCAGCCCGGCCGGCGCCCGCCGCGTCCTGTCCGAACTCGCCCCGCTGCACCCGCTGTTCGTGGAGGAACCGCTGCTGCCGGAGCACGGACATCTGCTGGCCGGACTGGTCGAATCCAGCCCCGTGCCCATCGCGACCGGTGAACGGCTGTACGGGCGGGCCGAGTTCCTGCCCGCGCTCGCCGCGGGCATCGCGGTCGCGCAGCCCGACCTCTCGCACGCCGGCGGCATATCGGAGGTGCACCGCATCGCCTCGCTCGCCGACACCTACGGCGCGCAACTCGCACCGCACTGCCCGCTCGGTCCGATCGCCCTGGCCGCCAGCCTCCAAGTCGCCTTCTGCACCCCGAACTTCCTCATCCAGGAGCAGAGCAGGGGCCTGCACTACAACAAGGACGCCGATCTGCTGTCGTACGTCGTGGACACGGAGCCGTTCCGCTTCGTGGACGGCCACGCGCGCCGGACCGATCTTCCCGGGCTCGGCGTCACGGTCGACGAGAACGCCGTACGGGCCGCCGACCGCACCGGGCACGCCTGGCGCAACCCAATCTGGCGCCACGACGACGGATCGTTCGCCGAATGGTGA
- a CDS encoding FadR/GntR family transcriptional regulator: protein MTPYARRGVHGQTVETLARRVLSGEIPEGATLDLVALQRELDVSLTALRESLKVLAAKGMVDARQRRGTFVRARADWNLLDADVLRWQFAEGTSAGADLALLRNLGEVRGIIEPAAVRLAAERRTDADLAALEAALTEMGEGDGGAAHAVDADLAFHRALLAATHNELLERMEMVIESGLAHRDRIVHSSPHGEDPVPSHRAVLDAVRAQDPDAAQQAMRALLDQAVRDLDKVHGTSGTSGTTGTADPAGPAAAPETKGSEAK, encoded by the coding sequence ATGACGCCATACGCGCGCCGCGGAGTGCACGGCCAGACCGTGGAGACTCTCGCGCGCCGGGTGCTCAGCGGCGAGATCCCCGAGGGGGCCACCCTCGATCTCGTGGCACTCCAGCGCGAGTTGGACGTCAGCCTGACCGCCCTGCGCGAGTCGCTGAAGGTGCTCGCGGCGAAGGGAATGGTCGACGCGCGACAGCGCCGGGGGACGTTCGTCAGGGCCCGCGCGGACTGGAACCTCCTCGACGCCGACGTCCTGCGCTGGCAGTTCGCCGAAGGGACCAGCGCCGGCGCGGACCTGGCACTGCTGCGCAACCTCGGCGAGGTGCGCGGCATCATCGAACCGGCCGCCGTCCGGCTCGCGGCCGAGCGGCGCACCGACGCCGATCTCGCCGCGCTGGAAGCCGCGTTGACGGAGATGGGGGAGGGGGACGGCGGAGCCGCGCACGCGGTCGACGCCGACCTCGCCTTCCACCGCGCGCTGCTCGCCGCGACCCACAACGAACTGCTCGAACGCATGGAGATGGTCATCGAGTCCGGCCTCGCCCACCGCGACCGGATCGTGCACTCGTCGCCGCACGGCGAGGATCCCGTGCCGAGCCACCGCGCCGTCCTGGACGCCGTACGCGCCCAGGACCCGGACGCCGCCCAGCAGGCCATGCGCGCCCTGCTCGACCAGGCCGTCCGCGACCTGGACAAGGTCCACGGCACTTCCGGCACTTCCGGCACCACCGGGACGGCCGACCCGGCCGGACCGGCCGCCGCTCCCGAGACGAAAGGCTCCGAGGCGAAGTGA
- a CDS encoding SDR family NAD(P)-dependent oxidoreductase codes for MNHAPARFHDRVAVVTGAASGIGAAGASRLAAEGAAVILADIDTAHGEAVAAGIRDKGGRADFVRADVAEQADWDRVVAAAHRHGPVGVLVSNAYTVDVAPAHEMTVASWERQLAVNLTGGFLGFRAVLPDLRAHHGAVVLTSSVHAHMGIPGHPAYAASKGALLSLCGQLAVEYGPDVRVNAVLPGPILTAAWDRVPEEDRALSVEGTAARRFGTPEEVAAAIAFLAADEASYITGTSLLVDGGWSVVKASA; via the coding sequence ATGAACCACGCACCAGCCCGCTTCCACGACCGCGTCGCCGTGGTCACCGGAGCCGCGTCGGGCATCGGGGCCGCCGGGGCCTCCCGGCTCGCCGCCGAGGGCGCCGCCGTGATCCTCGCCGACATCGACACGGCGCACGGCGAGGCCGTCGCCGCCGGCATCCGCGACAAGGGGGGCCGCGCCGACTTCGTACGGGCGGACGTCGCCGAGCAGGCCGACTGGGACCGCGTCGTGGCCGCCGCCCACCGTCACGGACCCGTGGGCGTCCTCGTCAGCAACGCCTACACCGTGGATGTCGCCCCCGCGCACGAGATGACCGTCGCCTCCTGGGAGCGCCAGCTCGCCGTCAACCTCACCGGCGGCTTCCTCGGATTCCGTGCCGTCCTGCCCGATCTGCGCGCCCACCACGGCGCCGTGGTGCTGACATCGTCCGTCCACGCGCACATGGGCATCCCCGGCCACCCCGCCTACGCGGCGAGTAAGGGCGCGCTGCTCTCGCTCTGCGGACAGCTCGCCGTCGAGTACGGGCCGGACGTGCGGGTCAACGCCGTACTGCCGGGCCCGATCCTCACCGCCGCGTGGGACCGGGTGCCGGAGGAGGACCGTGCGCTCAGCGTCGAGGGCACGGCGGCACGCCGCTTCGGCACCCCCGAGGAGGTCGCCGCGGCGATCGCCTTCCTGGCGGCCGACGAGGCGTCCTACATCACCGGAACGAGTCTGCTCGTGGACGGCGGATGGAGTGTCGTGAAGGCCTCGGCCTAG
- a CDS encoding alpha-galactosidase, which translates to MLRTANTVYAVTLAPDEGWAELAAWGPHGAEQGPSPLDWSRRTHFITPADASPAEYIPYGVRPFTGADLVAQRPGEERGVFWRFTGATADGERALRLVFSDETLGLTTALCYETVPGTDVILRWTELTCTGDAELRLERFDSAAVNIPVTDTARLTYLAGQWSHEFQRTQLELTRGRFELASTQAVPGHAYAPWLAVQDAAEPAEGATPTYGIALEWSGGWRISADAEPGGALRVRAGRLPHESAVRLAPGATLTTPRLACAFSPDGLEGLARVWHRYERRLSGERLHRPRPVLYNSWEATGFDVEAAGQLALARAAAGIGAELFVVDDGWFTGRNDDTGGLGDWYPDPAKFPGGFDRFISQVRELGLDFGLWVEPEAVSPGSALHAEHPEWVYRVDGRPVTLVRNQLLLDLGRTDVQDFVIATLDRLLGTYAISYLKWDMNRPPTERGRPGGGPVESQDLDAAHVAGYLRVLDHLRSTHPHVTVEGCAGGGARIDHATLARTDVLWPSDNTAPLDRLTIQYGYLHAHAPHTMSAWVTDAPGVFDPRPRSLAFRFVSSMSGVLGIGADIVKWTEKQRAEAARWVARYKEIRDVVHHGEIRLLNSPAEPTCGVQYDEDARGAGARTVVTAWNTGPLDGAPLVPGRPARLRLRGLDPAARYRDGASGTVYGGGYLLHSGLPFHWTAGHDAELVVLTRVDPGGPPAPAS; encoded by the coding sequence ATGCTGCGCACCGCGAACACCGTCTACGCCGTCACTCTCGCCCCCGACGAGGGGTGGGCCGAACTCGCCGCCTGGGGCCCGCACGGCGCCGAGCAGGGGCCCTCCCCGCTCGACTGGTCGCGCCGTACGCACTTCATCACCCCCGCCGACGCATCCCCCGCCGAGTACATCCCTTACGGGGTACGGCCGTTCACCGGCGCCGACCTGGTCGCCCAGCGCCCCGGCGAGGAGCGCGGCGTGTTCTGGCGCTTCACCGGCGCGACCGCCGACGGCGAGCGCGCGCTGCGCCTCGTCTTCAGCGACGAGACCCTGGGACTGACCACGGCCCTCTGCTACGAGACCGTGCCCGGCACCGACGTGATCCTCCGGTGGACCGAGCTGACCTGCACGGGAGATGCCGAACTGCGCCTGGAACGCTTCGACTCGGCTGCCGTGAACATCCCCGTCACCGACACCGCGCGGCTCACCTACCTGGCCGGCCAGTGGTCCCACGAGTTCCAGCGCACCCAGCTCGAACTCACCCGGGGCCGCTTCGAGTTGGCCAGCACCCAGGCCGTTCCCGGCCACGCGTACGCGCCCTGGCTCGCCGTCCAGGACGCCGCCGAACCGGCCGAGGGCGCCACCCCCACCTACGGCATCGCCCTTGAATGGTCCGGCGGTTGGCGCATCAGCGCCGACGCCGAGCCCGGCGGCGCCCTGCGCGTACGGGCCGGGCGGCTGCCCCACGAGAGCGCGGTACGTCTCGCGCCCGGCGCCACGCTCACCACACCGCGACTGGCCTGTGCGTTCAGCCCGGACGGACTCGAAGGGCTCGCCCGCGTCTGGCACCGCTACGAACGCCGTCTCTCCGGTGAGCGGCTGCACCGGCCCCGCCCGGTGCTCTACAACTCCTGGGAGGCCACCGGCTTCGACGTCGAGGCCGCCGGCCAACTGGCGCTGGCGCGCGCCGCCGCCGGCATCGGGGCCGAACTGTTCGTCGTCGACGACGGCTGGTTCACCGGCCGGAACGACGACACCGGCGGCCTCGGCGACTGGTATCCCGACCCGGCCAAGTTCCCCGGCGGATTCGACCGGTTCATCTCCCAAGTACGCGAACTGGGGCTGGACTTCGGGCTCTGGGTGGAGCCCGAGGCGGTCAGCCCCGGGTCCGCCCTGCACGCCGAACACCCCGAGTGGGTCTACCGCGTCGACGGCCGCCCGGTCACCCTCGTACGCAACCAGCTCCTGCTCGACCTCGGCCGCACCGACGTCCAGGACTTCGTCATCGCCACCCTCGACCGGCTGCTCGGCACGTACGCGATCAGCTATCTCAAGTGGGACATGAACCGCCCGCCCACCGAACGCGGCAGACCCGGCGGCGGCCCCGTCGAGAGCCAGGACCTCGACGCCGCGCACGTCGCCGGCTACCTCCGCGTACTCGACCATCTGCGAAGCACGCACCCGCACGTCACCGTCGAGGGCTGCGCGGGCGGCGGCGCCAGGATCGACCACGCCACGCTCGCGCGCACCGACGTGCTCTGGCCCAGCGACAACACCGCCCCGCTCGACCGCCTCACGATCCAGTACGGCTATCTGCACGCGCACGCCCCGCACACCATGAGCGCGTGGGTGACGGACGCGCCCGGCGTCTTCGACCCCCGGCCCCGCTCGCTCGCCTTCCGCTTCGTCAGCTCCATGTCCGGCGTCCTCGGCATCGGGGCCGACATCGTCAAGTGGACGGAGAAACAGCGTGCCGAGGCCGCGCGCTGGGTCGCCCGCTACAAGGAGATCCGCGACGTCGTCCACCACGGCGAGATCCGGCTGCTGAACTCACCCGCCGAGCCGACCTGCGGAGTTCAGTACGACGAGGACGCCCGAGGCGCCGGCGCGCGCACCGTCGTCACGGCCTGGAACACCGGTCCCCTCGACGGCGCGCCACTCGTACCGGGACGCCCGGCCCGGCTGCGGCTGCGGGGACTCGACCCGGCGGCCCGCTACCGGGACGGGGCCTCCGGCACGGTGTACGGCGGCGGGTATCTCCTGCATTCCGGGCTGCCGTTCCACTGGACGGCCGGGCACGACGCCGAACTGGTCGTGCTCACCCGGGTGGACCCCGGCGGACCGCCGGCCCCGGCCTCATGA
- a CDS encoding carbohydrate ABC transporter permease, which yields MSATSGSATATRRKLATAGFHLGAGALSVLWLLPIALVLVTSVRSFDDIAANGLGGLPHSFTLDGFRQAWVDGGQQRALINSMLVTVPTVLATLALASMAAFALSRYELPLRRTLLLVMLGGNLLPPQILLIPVSRISETLGLYDTLYALIGVQIGFGVGFYVFVLYGFMRSIPVEIQQAAVIDGASPWQIYWRIVLPLTKPALAALSALSFTWIFNDLLWAITVLRTDSQMPITASLIGLQGQYVSMWNVIAAGSVIAAAPTVAVFLRFQRHFVAGLNLGAVK from the coding sequence ATGTCCGCCACCTCCGGCTCCGCCACGGCCACCCGCCGCAAGCTGGCGACCGCCGGCTTCCATCTCGGCGCCGGCGCCCTGTCCGTGCTGTGGCTGCTGCCCATCGCGCTCGTACTCGTCACCAGCGTCCGCTCGTTCGACGACATCGCCGCCAACGGGCTCGGCGGGCTGCCGCACTCCTTCACCCTCGACGGCTTCCGCCAGGCCTGGGTCGACGGCGGCCAGCAGCGGGCCCTGATCAACAGCATGCTGGTCACCGTGCCGACCGTGCTCGCCACCCTGGCGCTCGCCTCGATGGCCGCCTTCGCCCTGAGCCGGTACGAACTGCCCCTGCGCCGCACGCTGTTGCTGGTCATGCTCGGCGGGAATCTGCTGCCGCCGCAGATCCTGCTCATCCCCGTCTCCCGTATCAGCGAGACGCTCGGCCTGTACGACACGCTGTACGCGCTCATCGGCGTACAGATCGGCTTCGGCGTCGGCTTCTACGTCTTCGTCCTCTACGGATTCATGCGGTCCATCCCCGTGGAGATCCAGCAGGCGGCGGTGATCGACGGGGCGAGCCCCTGGCAGATCTACTGGCGCATCGTCCTGCCGCTGACGAAACCCGCGCTCGCGGCGCTGAGCGCCCTGTCCTTCACCTGGATCTTCAACGATCTGCTGTGGGCCATCACGGTGCTGAGGACCGACAGCCAGATGCCGATCACCGCGTCACTGATCGGGCTCCAGGGTCAGTATGTGTCCATGTGGAATGTGATCGCGGCGGGCTCCGTCATCGCGGCGGCCCCGACCGTCGCCGTATTCCTGCGGTTCCAGCGCCACTTCGTGGCCGGGCTCAACCTGGGAGCGGTCAAATGA
- a CDS encoding carbohydrate ABC transporter permease, whose protein sequence is MAAVVTGNPVAGEERERRTAKEDNGPRRKRSTRVPPVVLAFVLVPLLAEAFWVFWPAVQGFYLSLTEWDGVSAPRFIGLGNFREMLHDDIFRTAVLDTVLWLLLFGGLSALLGLGAALLLQQERRGVGFYRAALFLPVVFSLVATALVWQAMYQPDGLINQALESVGLGSLTHAWLADQDTALYAVIVPALWRQIGYVMILYIAGLKGIDPVLYEASKVDGASRWQRFRHITLPQLRSVNAVVLSVIVIDSLRSFDVVWALTRGGPYHSSELLSTYMYSTAFQSLRLGYGSALAVVIFVLAFGVIASYLVRAFREAD, encoded by the coding sequence ATGGCGGCGGTCGTCACCGGCAACCCAGTGGCGGGGGAGGAGCGGGAACGGCGGACGGCGAAGGAGGACAACGGGCCCCGGCGCAAGAGGTCGACCCGCGTCCCGCCCGTGGTGCTCGCCTTCGTCCTCGTCCCCCTGCTCGCCGAGGCGTTCTGGGTGTTCTGGCCGGCGGTGCAGGGCTTCTACCTCTCCCTGACCGAATGGGACGGTGTCTCCGCGCCGCGTTTCATCGGCCTCGGCAACTTCCGCGAGATGCTCCACGACGACATCTTCCGTACCGCCGTGCTCGACACCGTCCTGTGGCTGCTGCTCTTCGGCGGACTCTCCGCGCTCCTCGGCCTCGGCGCCGCCCTGCTCCTTCAGCAGGAGCGGCGCGGCGTCGGCTTCTACCGGGCCGCGCTGTTCCTGCCCGTCGTGTTCTCCCTCGTCGCCACCGCACTGGTGTGGCAGGCGATGTACCAGCCCGACGGGCTCATCAACCAGGCCCTGGAGAGCGTCGGGCTCGGCAGTCTCACCCACGCCTGGCTCGCCGACCAGGACACCGCCCTGTACGCCGTGATCGTGCCCGCGCTCTGGCGCCAGATCGGCTACGTGATGATCCTCTACATCGCCGGCCTCAAGGGTATCGACCCGGTGCTCTACGAGGCGTCGAAGGTCGACGGCGCGAGCCGCTGGCAGCGGTTCCGGCACATCACCCTGCCGCAGCTGCGCAGCGTCAACGCCGTCGTCCTGTCGGTCATCGTCATCGACTCGCTGCGCTCGTTCGACGTCGTATGGGCCCTCACCCGCGGCGGCCCGTACCACTCGTCCGAGCTGCTCTCCACGTACATGTACTCCACCGCCTTCCAGTCGCTGCGACTGGGATACGGCTCCGCCCTCGCGGTCGTGATCTTCGTGCTGGCCTTCGGTGTCATCGCCTCGTACCTCGTCCGCGCCTTCCGGGAGGCCGACTGA
- a CDS encoding ABC transporter substrate-binding protein: MTTPPPGRRQFLAGTGAVGAAALLSGCVTSGSTGKSESGGDVTLQSNLSAPQAKTAMQKVVEDFGKQGGAKAKLNTVAAETFRTQLPTYLTSANPPDLYTWYPGSVAESYASKDLLLDVSDLWTKPELTGYSDALSKLCTSAAGKKVFVPTTYYWWGVFYRKSNFAKWGVDEPKTWDEFLDLCDTLKGKGVAPIGLGAGGNTPWVASSWFDYLNIRINGAAYHRELLAGKHRFDDPEVRKVFDRWGEALPYFDPNSTALPFQDATTALLQGRTGMMLIGTFFADSVPKEQVEDLDFFRFPVIDPKVPVAEEAPTDGYFASARTSRETEVKELMRYLATAESQEIYLKHSSGTALPTHPDAKDSGTALVKKGRALIEGAAELTQYFNRDSSDALQPPADAALTRFLAKPKEIGSILTTWQRESQKIWGR, translated from the coding sequence ATGACCACCCCACCACCCGGCCGCCGTCAGTTCCTCGCGGGCACCGGAGCCGTCGGCGCCGCCGCGCTGCTGAGCGGCTGTGTTACCTCGGGATCCACCGGCAAGAGCGAGTCGGGCGGTGACGTCACCCTCCAGTCCAACCTCTCGGCGCCGCAGGCGAAGACCGCCATGCAAAAGGTCGTCGAGGACTTCGGCAAGCAGGGCGGTGCGAAGGCGAAGCTCAACACCGTCGCCGCCGAGACCTTCCGCACCCAGCTGCCGACCTACCTCACCTCCGCCAACCCGCCGGACCTCTACACCTGGTACCCCGGCTCGGTCGCCGAGTCGTACGCGTCGAAAGACCTGCTCCTCGATGTCAGCGACCTCTGGACCAAGCCCGAACTCACCGGCTACTCCGACGCGTTGAGCAAGCTCTGCACCTCCGCGGCGGGCAAGAAGGTCTTCGTCCCCACCACCTACTACTGGTGGGGCGTCTTCTACCGGAAGTCGAACTTCGCCAAGTGGGGCGTCGATGAGCCCAAGACCTGGGACGAGTTCCTGGACCTCTGCGACACCCTCAAGGGCAAGGGCGTCGCGCCGATCGGTCTCGGTGCCGGCGGCAACACCCCCTGGGTGGCGTCCTCCTGGTTCGACTACCTGAACATCCGGATCAACGGCGCCGCCTACCACCGTGAACTCCTCGCGGGCAAGCACCGGTTCGACGATCCCGAGGTCCGCAAGGTCTTCGACCGCTGGGGCGAGGCACTGCCCTACTTCGACCCGAACAGCACCGCGCTGCCCTTCCAGGACGCCACCACTGCCCTGCTCCAGGGCCGTACCGGAATGATGCTGATAGGCACCTTCTTCGCCGACTCCGTCCCCAAGGAGCAGGTGGAGGACCTCGACTTCTTCCGCTTCCCCGTCATCGACCCGAAGGTCCCCGTCGCCGAAGAGGCCCCCACCGACGGCTACTTCGCCAGCGCCCGCACCAGCCGCGAGACCGAGGTCAAGGAGCTGATGCGCTATCTGGCCACCGCCGAGTCGCAGGAGATCTACCTCAAGCACTCGTCCGGCACCGCGCTGCCGACCCACCCCGACGCCAAGGACAGCGGAACCGCCCTGGTGAAGAAGGGCCGTGCGCTGATCGAGGGCGCCGCCGAACTCACCCAGTACTTCAACCGCGATTCCAGCGACGCCCTCCAGCCGCCCGCCGACGCCGCGCTCACCCGCTTCCTCGCCAAGCCCAAGGAGATCGGCTCCATCCTCACCACCTGGCAGCGCGAGTCGCAGAAAATCTGGGGCCGCTGA
- a CDS encoding glycoside hydrolase family 27 protein, producing MDQGAPEYYDSGLAPTPYMGWNTYYGLGAPTEEAVRSVADHLVSSGLRDSGYDIVWLDGGWQADDPRDSEGRLAAHPGRFPSGIPALVTYLHKRGLKAGIYTDAGTYDGGKSCGLGSRGHYTEDARQFAGWKIDAIKVDFLCGISAKLDPGPAFKEFSDAVAKSGRPMLLNLCNPLTDDWGVPHTPEQDAHNTYVYGPRTGDSWRTGTDVAFGTPSAGQWANVLRNMDANAWHPEAQGPGRYNDPDYLIPMRKLADGSYELTEEESTTQLVMWAVMGSPLVMGSDPRTLPQSMIDTLRNPEIIAVDQDPLAIQGVRVATDSTGDVYSKTLKGAGKRAVVLLNRSDKAAERTVTFEDAGLTGDVAVRDVRARADRGTHNGSYTVTVPAHGTAFLTLRGQDDAPGASLGTRSTASPALVRDGDRLTAFTRGADGSLRQQSGRDGHWSSRTTDLGGPTNGRILGQPAAYASDGEPGRIDVFVRGTDGAAYHRAFDGGRWGRWVKLGGSLADAPTVAYESADRWTLFAHDEDGQIRARGPRSGWTSLDAPENRTVYGRPSAVVDDAGRTHVAVRTAEDAVWWRVRDTAGTWSPWTSLGGTVSGSPTLVAVDGGVRLYARAGDYTLWQRAYGTGSGSDGGGWGDWSARTEFVSGVFDGALGATAGPGDTVLTAFRGVDGRVHQTGVPAGS from the coding sequence GTGGACCAGGGCGCGCCCGAGTACTACGACAGCGGGCTCGCCCCCACCCCGTACATGGGCTGGAACACCTACTACGGACTCGGCGCCCCCACCGAGGAGGCCGTCAGGTCGGTCGCCGACCACCTCGTCAGCAGCGGGCTCCGGGACTCCGGCTACGACATCGTCTGGCTGGACGGCGGCTGGCAGGCCGACGACCCCCGCGACAGCGAGGGCCGCCTCGCCGCGCACCCCGGCCGCTTCCCCTCCGGCATCCCCGCCCTCGTGACGTATCTGCACAAGCGGGGACTCAAGGCCGGCATCTACACCGACGCCGGCACCTACGACGGCGGCAAGAGCTGCGGGCTCGGCAGCCGGGGCCACTACACCGAGGACGCACGGCAGTTCGCCGGCTGGAAGATCGACGCCATCAAGGTCGACTTCCTCTGCGGGATCTCCGCGAAGCTCGACCCGGGCCCCGCCTTCAAGGAGTTCAGCGACGCGGTCGCCAAGTCCGGCCGCCCGATGCTGCTCAACCTCTGCAACCCGCTGACCGACGACTGGGGCGTGCCGCACACCCCCGAGCAGGACGCGCACAACACGTACGTCTACGGCCCGAGGACCGGCGACTCCTGGCGTACCGGCACCGACGTCGCCTTCGGCACCCCCTCCGCCGGCCAGTGGGCCAACGTCCTGCGGAACATGGACGCCAACGCCTGGCACCCCGAGGCCCAGGGACCGGGGCGCTACAACGACCCCGACTACCTCATCCCGATGCGGAAGCTCGCGGACGGCTCGTACGAGCTGACCGAGGAGGAGTCCACCACCCAGCTCGTCATGTGGGCCGTGATGGGCTCGCCGCTGGTCATGGGCTCCGACCCGCGCACCCTGCCGCAGTCGATGATCGACACCCTGCGCAACCCGGAGATCATCGCCGTCGACCAGGACCCCCTCGCCATCCAGGGCGTACGCGTCGCCACCGACTCCACCGGCGACGTCTACAGCAAGACCCTCAAGGGCGCCGGCAAGCGCGCGGTCGTCCTCCTCAACCGCTCGGACAAGGCGGCGGAGCGGACCGTGACCTTCGAGGACGCCGGGCTGACGGGCGACGTGGCCGTACGGGACGTGCGCGCCCGCGCCGACCGGGGCACGCACAACGGCTCGTACACCGTCACCGTCCCCGCGCACGGCACCGCGTTCCTCACGCTCCGCGGCCAGGACGACGCGCCCGGCGCCTCGCTCGGTACGCGTTCCACCGCGAGCCCCGCCCTCGTACGCGACGGCGACCGGCTGACGGCTTTCACCAGGGGCGCGGACGGTTCGCTGCGGCAGCAGAGCGGACGTGACGGCCACTGGTCGTCCCGGACGACCGACCTCGGCGGCCCGACGAACGGCCGGATCCTCGGTCAGCCCGCGGCCTACGCCTCCGACGGCGAGCCCGGCCGGATCGACGTCTTCGTACGCGGCACCGACGGCGCCGCCTACCACCGCGCCTTCGACGGCGGACGGTGGGGACGCTGGGTCAAGCTCGGCGGGAGTCTCGCCGACGCGCCCACGGTCGCGTACGAGAGCGCCGACCGCTGGACGCTCTTCGCCCATGACGAGGACGGGCAGATCCGGGCACGCGGGCCGCGTTCCGGGTGGACCTCGCTGGACGCGCCCGAGAACCGGACCGTGTACGGACGGCCGTCGGCCGTCGTGGACGACGCGGGCCGGACCCATGTCGCCGTACGCACCGCCGAGGACGCGGTGTGGTGGCGGGTGCGGGACACGGCGGGCACCTGGTCGCCGTGGACGTCGCTGGGCGGGACCGTCAGCGGCAGCCCGACCCTGGTCGCGGTGGACGGCGGGGTGCGGCTGTACGCACGGGCCGGCGACTACACGCTCTGGCAGCGGGCCTACGGCACCGGATCCGGTTCCGACGGCGGTGGTTGGGGCGACTGGTCGGCGCGCACGGAGTTCGTGAGCGGCGTCTTCGACGGCGCGCTCGGCGCGACCGCCGGGCCCGGCGACACCGTGCTGACCGCCTTCCGGGGAGTCGACGGCCGCGTCCACCAGACGGGCGTCCCGGCCGGCTCGTAA